A genomic segment from Tachysurus fulvidraco isolate hzauxx_2018 chromosome 21, HZAU_PFXX_2.0, whole genome shotgun sequence encodes:
- the pgap2 gene encoding post-GPI attachment to proteins factor 2, producing the protein MLQGPYGGATERDKLLVRLPFTVFAVGTVCLPLLGLLTCITLSVIYDYNEATYTHCQVRNYLPSISAAISLTPQRYIWRFCIGLHSAPRFLIAAAYFSFYRGRFARHILEQLLSAFTLLCAVSENAGLLLLTYVSSTETYNFHKNGFITFIASSGLHMLCTCRLWYVITKNTFSTEEMTSYRYKVRLFLFNIVLAAAAGYFFRRHNKYCESGIYTFFALCEYLVVLSNMAFHMTAYWDFGSKAVMVAVPVESKDI; encoded by the exons ATGCTTCAGGGGCCGTATGGCGGCGCCACTGAGCGCGATAAACTGCTCGTCCGGCTGCCCTTCACTGTGTTCGCTGTAGGAACCGTGTGTCTGCCTCTTCTCGGCCTCCTCACCTGCATCACACTTTCTGTTATTTATGATTACAACGAAGCCACCTACACTCATTGCCAG GTCCGCAACTACCTCCCTTCCATCAGCGCAGCCATCAGCCTCACACCGCAGCGCTACATCTGGCGCTTCTGCATCGGTTTGCACTCAGCACCGCGCTTCCTGATAGCAGCGGCTTACTTCAGCTTTTACAGAGGCCGCTTCGCCAGGCACATTTTGGAGCAGCTCCTGAGTGCCTTCACTCTCCTCTGTGCTGTAAGCGAGAATGCTGGACTGCTGCTGCTCACCTATGTGTCTTCGACAGAAACATATA ATTTTCATAAAAATGGCTTCATTACATTCATCGCCAGCTCTGGGCTCCACATGCTGTGTACCTGCAGGCTGTGGTATGTGATCACGAAGAACACCTTTAGTACTGAG GAGATGACATCATACCGCTACAAGGTCCGCCTCTTCCTCTTCAATATTGTCTTAGCAGCGGCTGCGGGTTACTTCTTCAGGCGCCACAACAAGTATTGTGAATCAGGAA TTTACACCTTCTTTGCTCTGTGTGAGTACCTGGTAGTGCTCTCCAACATGGCCTTCCATATGACAGCCTACTGGGACTTTGGAAGTAAAGCAGTGATGGTGGCAGTGCCAGTGGAGTCCAAAGACATCTGA
- the ncbp3 gene encoding nuclear cap-binding protein subunit 3 — MAAVRSLRVSVKHESASDQSDSDSDSDRNIREAEPMEVEEGELALESISVRRSLKELLPDTSRRYENKAGAFITGIDVTSKEAIEKKEKRARRFHFRAEDNVTQRNVVLDRELIKKAIPKIRLEALHLSGVDDLSTQDVFSFFQEYPPAHIEWIDDTACNIVWLDDITSTRALINMSRMPDKDDTADSKTTELPVQEERVRQDHGSDEEEGEVDDEVVKADKSSEDSEAKASDSEEETEKKTTQETSHTDELSQAEHESLLRNDLRPMTKSLKGNKLFLRFATHDDKKELGAARRSRYYMKYGNPNYGGMKGILSNSWKRRYHTRRIQRDVIKTKKSLIGDSMGHTPPYTHRHSADLVNLPEEPIEEEEEEEEDGEEDMDADDRVVEYKDRERGSQPGEGSLRRRLGGSFSESSDSDEMDYDLELKMISTPSPKKSMKMTMYADEVESNLKTIRNSIRTDSGSSSSGIRSRIGSGVSKPTSEKVTDVRQLLEEKRQGLSQTRTCPPVASTGKTDVRQRLGKRQHSPERHRSVSPVPPRNTAARREPLTDVHSRLGTTKHESRGLYSEPTKDKKSGGLWSRLGPSNKESQSDGKLSARLGKAPSSRGSRQRDDSDGVDDSEDEDDDSQLQKMWGAMIKQKEQRSNKMKKSRLDNLPSLQIEISRDSSNGSDSDT; from the exons ATGGCGGCTGTTCGCAGTTTGCGGGTTTCTGTGAAACACGAAAGCGCGTCGGATCAGTCAGATTCCGACTCGGACTCGGACCGGAATATTCGTGAAGCAGAGCCCATGGAGGTAGAAGAGGGAGAACTTGCGCTGGAATCCATTTCTGTTCGCCGAAGTTTAAAGGAATTGTTACCG GACACAAGTCGGCGATATGAAAACAAGGCGGGAGCTTTTATTACAGGCATCGATGTAACTTCCAAG GAAGCAAttgagaaaaaggaaaagagagcaAGGCGATTTCACTTCCGTGCAGAGGACAATGTCACTCAGAGGAACGTGGTGCTGGACAGAGAGCTTATAAAAAAAG CAATCCCTAAGATCCGACTGGAGGCCTTACATCTGAGCGGTGTGGATGACCTGAGCACCCAGGATGTGTTTAGCTTCTTTCAAGAGTATCCTCCAGCACATATCGAATGGATTGATGATACAGCAT GTAATATAGTTTGGCTGGATGACATAACTTCAACCCGAGCTCTGATTAACATGAGCCGGATGCCTGACAAAGACGACACTGCTGACTCCAAAACCACTGAACTTCCAGTCCAAGAAGAGAGAG TGAGGCAGGACCATGGCTCGGATGAAGAAGAAGGGGAGGTCGATGATGAGGTGGTGAAGGCAGACAAAAGCAGTGAAGACAGTGAAGCAAAAGCCAGTGACAGTGAGGaggaaacagagaaaaaaacaacacaggaaaCTTCCCAC ACAGACGAACTGTCTCAGGCAGAGCACGAGTCTCTGCTCCGCAATGACCTGCGTCCCATGACCAAATCTTTGAAAGGCAACAAGCTGTTCCTGCGTTTTGCCACACATG ATGATAAAAAGGAGCTTGGTGCAGCAAGGCGAAGTCGCTACTATATGAAATATGGCAATCCAAACTATGGGGGAATGAAGGGCATCCTGAGTAATTCTTG gaAACGTAGGTATCATACACGGAGAATCCAGCGTGACGTTATAAAGACCAAAAAGTCCTTAATCGGAGACAGTATGGGACATACGCCACCATATACACACCGACATTCAG CTGATCTGGTGAATCTACCAGAGGAGCCTattgaagaagaggaagaggaagaggaggatggagAGGAAGACATGGACGCTGATGACAGAGTTGTAGAGTATAAAGACAGGGAAAGAGGGTCACAACCTGGAGAAGGGAGCCTCCGTAGACGTCTGGGTGGCTCATTCTCAGAGTCCTCAGATTCAGACGAAATGGACTATGACCTAGAGCTAAAGATGATCTCAACACCTTCACCTAAAAAAAGCATGAAGATGACCATGTATGCAGATGAGGTTGAAAGTAACCTCAAGACCATCAG AAATTCCATTCGGACTGACTCCGGCTCATCTAGTAGCGGTATACGGAGTCGCATTGGTAGTGGTGTGAGCAAACCTACATCAGAAAAAGTGACAGATGTCAGGCAGTTACTGGAGGAGAAAAGACAAGGACTTTCACAAACGAGGACATGCCCCCCTGTGGCCTCCACTGGAAAGACAG ATGTGAGGCAGAGGTTGGGGAAGAGGCAGCACTCTCCAGAAAGGCACCGCTCTGTCTCTCCTGTCCCTCCTAGAAACACAGCCGCTCGTAGAGAGCCACTTACTGATGTTCACAGCAGACTTGGGACAACTAAACATGAATCACGGGGCCTCTACTCGGAGCCCACCAAGGACAAAAAGTCAG GCGGTCTGTGGAGCCGACTGGGCCCGTCAAATAAAGAGAGCCAAAGCGATGGCAAGTTGTCTGCCAGATTAGGAAAAGCACCTTCCTCACGTGGGAGCAGGCAGCGGGATGACTCGGATGGGGTCGATGATTCtgaggatgaagatgacgaTTCGCAGCTGCAAAAAATGTGGGGGGCGATGATCAAGCAGAAGGAGCAACGGTCcaacaaaatgaagaaaagcCGGCTGGACAACCTTCCATCACTTCAGATTGAGATCAGCCGAGACAGCAGCAACGGCTCCGACAGTGACACTTGA